A part of Acipenser ruthenus chromosome 12, fAciRut3.2 maternal haplotype, whole genome shotgun sequence genomic DNA contains:
- the LOC117416718 gene encoding tyrosine-protein kinase receptor Tie-1-like: MKPLSAWVLIGLFSLSGAALDITLISNSDASSTQNFFLSCVSGEREASKMELQIRKDNEIFMVPNPPQFQFIRRKDEEMRAMGFSKPLDRQGIFYCKAKRSAEQTEVVLINNNPQAKFQPKSLSITANKGETVQLAVKVLQFQERDIMWKYNGNYHHMSHAGDIANDTIVLTMEGVKEENTGVYSACYLAESPIFSVFLRLIVRACQAKKWGPQCDQDCQECLNGGVCHDKEGDCICPPGFMGRRCETACRAGMFGRNCQESCRAEMDCSGLTFCLPDPYGCSCASGWNGPQCSTACDKESYGPGCQLKCECRNGGTCNPFSGCQCPTGWRGQHCEQSDGVPQILDNPSNLEWNLNSSPKITCSASGNPLPGHGSIELRKLDGAVLKATSTTMESNKSSALFEIKRLSKEHGGLWECRVSTNGGQDSRKFNLTVKTPPSPNTPPKLLERRSKQLVVLPAETFQGDGPIISTKLLYKPKDSGAPWSSIIVDNEPTTLVNLKPSTSYQVRVQLTRPGEGGEGSEGPEANLETDCPEPTVQPFIEFTSVESRNTLSVSWGIPLAHGNGNGFVVRLFSSSNVLLKEVEVPSLLIRTAKIPDLEFKRDYRVEVMMVNCGSLGPPSEPYPVRITSQGPTSPRNVQATPQSISVVRLTWQPPVDPNGGIVKYIIEYKQVGTGSLHQWVDTDDGNKTSKDVMSLNGSTHYQFRVRANSKVPGEWSAPVTVWTMGDGPLSFTPTTQKVQGLPGGNDQQLILAIVGSVSATCLTIVLALLTLFCIRRNLCHQRRTFTYQSGSGEETILQFNSGTLTLTRRPKPQSEPLTYPILEWDDIKFEDVIGEGNFGQVIKAMIKKDGNKISAAIKMLKEFASENDHRDFAGELEVLCKLGQHPNIINLIGACENRGYLYIAIEFAPFGNLLDFLRKSRVLETDPAFAKEHGTASTLTSQQLLQFAADVATGMQYLSEKQFIHRDLAARNVLVGENLTAKIADFGLSRGEEVYVKKTMGRLPVRWMAIESLNYSVYTTKSDVWSFGVLLWEIVSLGGTPYCGMTCAELYEKLPQSYRMEKPRNCDDEVYELMRQCWRDRPYERPTFAQISVQLNRMLEARKAYVNMALFENFTYAGIDATAEEA; this comes from the exons ATGAAGCCTCTCAGCGCTTGGGTATTGATCGGTCTTTTCTCGTTGTCAG GGGCTGCTTTAGACATCACCCTCATCTCTAACTCTGATGCCAGCTCAACACAGAACTTCTTCCTGTCCTGCGTCTCGGGGGAGCGGGAAGCCAGCAAGATGGAGCTGCAGATCAGGAAAGATAACGAGATCTTCATGGTCCCCAATCCGCCCCAGTTTCAGTTCATTCGGAGGAAGGATGAGGAGATGAGAGCCATGGGCTTCAGCAAGCCACTGGACAGGCAGGGCATCTTCTACTGCAAAGCCAAGAGGTCAGCCGAGCAGACGGAGGTGGTGCTCATCAACAACAACCCACAAG CCAAATTTCAGCCAAAGAGCCTCTCGATCACAGCGAACAAGGGAGAGACGGTGCAGCTGGCTGTGAAGGTGCTCCAGTTCCAGGAAAGAGACATCATGTGGAAGTACAATG GTAACTACCATCACATGAGTCACGCTGGAGACATCGCTAACGACACCATAGTCCTGACAATGGAGGGAGTGAAGGAGGAGAACACAGGGGTCTATAGCGCCTGCTATCTGGCTGAAAGTCCCATCTTCAGTGTCTTTCTGAGACTAATAGTCAGAG CATGTCAAGCTAAGAAGTGGGGCCCGCAGTGTGACCAGGACTGTCAGGAGTGCCTGAATGGGGGGGTCTGCCATGATAAAGAAGGGGACTGCATCTGTCCACCCGGCTTCATGGGGAGACGCTGTGAGACAG CTTGCCGGGCAGGGATGTTTGGCCGTAACTGCCAGGAATCGTGCCGAGCGGAGATGGACTGCAGCGGGCTGACGTTCTGCCTCCCGGATCCGTACGGCTGCAGCTGTGCCAGTGGCTGGAACGGGCCGCAGTGCAGCACGG CTTGTGATAAAGAGTCCTATGGGCCCGGCTGTCAGCTGAAGTGCGAATGCAGAAATGGAGGGACCTGCAACCCATTTAGTGGCTGCCAGTGTCCCACAGGGTGGCGTGGGCAGCACTGTGAACAATCAG atGGCGTCCCCCAGATCTTAGACAATCCCAGTAACCTGGAGTGGAACTTGAACTCCAGCCCCAAGATCACCTGCTCTGCGTCGGGGAACCCTCTGCCAGGGCACGGCAGCATTGAGCTGAGAAAGCTTGATGGTGCTGTCCTGAAG GCCACCAGCACCACCATGGAGTCCAACAAGAGCTCTGCGCTGTTCGAGATCAAGAGGCTGTCGAAGGAGCACGGGGGGCTGTGGGAGTGCCGCGTCTCCACCAACGGGGGGCAGGATTCACGCAAGTTCAACCTGACTGTGAAGA CGCCGCCCTCCCCCAACACCCCTCCCAAGCTGCTGGAGAGGAGGAGCAAGCAGCTGGTGGTCCTGCCTGCAGAGACCTTCCAAGGAGACGGGCCCATCATCTCCACTAAGCTCCTCTACAAACCCAAGGACAGCGGGGCCCCGTGGTCCTCCATCATAG TCGACAACGAGCCCACCACTCTAGTGAACCTCAAGCCCTCCACCAGCTACCAGGTGCGCGTCCAGCTCACCCGTCctggagaggggggggaggggtcTGAAGGACCTGAGGCCAACCTGGAAACTGACTGTCCAG AACCCACAGTCCAGCCGTTCATCGAGTTCACCTCAGTGGAAAGCAGGAACACCCTGTCGGTGAGCTGGGGTATCCCCCTGGCACACGGCAATGGCAACGGCTTCGTGGTCCGTCTCTTCAGCTCCTCCAACGTCCTGCTGAAGGAGGTGGAAGTCCCCTCCTTGCTCATCCGCACCGCCAAGATCCCAGACCTGGAGTTCAAGCGGGACTACCGAGTGGAGGTGATGATGGTCAACTGCGGGAGCCTGGGGCCGCCATCCGAGCCGTACCCTGTGCGCATCACCAGCCAGG GCCCCACGTCCCCACGCAACGTCCAGGCCACCCCTCAGTCCATCAGCGTGGTGCGGCTGACATGGCAGCCCCCCGTGGACCCCAACGGGGGCATTGTGAAATACATCATCGAGTACAAGCAGGTCGGCACGGGCAGTCTGCACCAGTGGGTCGACACCGACGACGGCAACAAGACCAGCAAGGACGTGATGTCCCTCAACGGCAGCACCCACTACCAGTTCCGGGTCCGAGCCAACTCCAAGGTGCCGGGGGAGTGGAGCGCCCCTGTCACTGTCTGGACGATGGGGGACG GACCCCTGAGTTTCACCCCGACCACACAGAAGGTGCAGGGGCTGCCCGGGGGCAATGACCAGCAACTGATCCTGGCCATCGTGGGCTCGGTTTCGGCCACCTGCCTGACCATCGTGCTGGCCCTGCTCACGCTCTTCTGCATCCGCAGGAACCTCTGCCACCAGCGCCGCACCTTCACCTACCAGTCTGGATCT GGCGAGGAGACCATCCTGCAATTTAACTCAGGGACTCTGACCCTGACCCGTCGCCCCAAACCGCAGTCCGAGCCCCTGACCTACCCCATCCTGGAGTGGGACGACATCAAGTTCGAGGACGTGATCGGGGAGGGCAACTTTGGACAAGTCATCAAGGCCATGATCAAGAAGGACGGCAACAAGATCAGCGCCGCCATCAAAATGTTAAAAG AGTTTGCCTCGGAGAATGACCACAGGGATTTTGCAGGAGAGCTGGAGGTCCTGTGTAAACTGGGGCAGCACCCGAACATCATCAATCTGATCGGAGCCTGCGAGAACCGGG GTTACCTGTACATCGCCATCGAGTTTGCCCCCTTCGGAAACCTGCTGGACTTCCTGCGGAAGAGCCGCGTGCTGGAGACGGACCCGGCGTTCGCCAAGGAGCACGGCACGGCCTCCACGCTCACCTCCCAGCAGCTGCTGCAGTTCGCAGCCgacgtggccacgggaatgcagTACCTCAGCGAGAAACAG ttcATTCACAGAGATCTGGCTGCAAGAAACGTGTTAGTCGGGGAAAATCTGACAGCTAAAATAGCAGATTTTGGACTTTCCAGGGGAGAAGAAGTGTATGTCAAAAAGACTATG GGAAGACTGCCAGTGCGATGGATGGCAATCGAGTCTCTAAACTACAGCGTCTATACGACAAAGAGTGATGT